From the genome of Gracilinanus agilis isolate LMUSP501 chromosome 2, AgileGrace, whole genome shotgun sequence, one region includes:
- the LOC123233608 gene encoding late lactation protein B-like, which yields MKILFLSIALCLFSILQAKESQSSEEVLEGLFHIKAVVGDKELTKEKRSKVVPSIIIQQLDDGNVEISVMMRKNGKCQTSKTKLEKTVKLNKFTMNEGKLQVYITKMAMKDNWIILYEGELHGEQIRVAKLLSPYMHANQKAIKEFKLFSKKEGFDERKIIFLSAEDCLIDYISGEENFVPPQYE from the exons ATGAAGATTCTTTTTCTCAGCATTGCTCTATGCCTATTCTCCATTCTACAAGCTAAGGAGTCACAATCTTCTGAAGAAGTACTTGAG GGCTTATTCCACATAAAGGCTGTTGTGGGAGACAAGGAATTAACTAAGGAGAAGAGGTCTAAAGTTGTGCCATCGATTATAATCCAGCAACTTGATGATGGTAATGTGGAGATCAGTGTTATGATGAG GAAGAATGGCAAGTGCCAAACCAGTAAAACGAAACTTGAGAAAACAGTTAAACTCAACAAATTCACTATGA ATGAGGGCAAACTCCAGGTGTATATAACCAAGATGGCTATGAAAGATAACTGGATTATCCTTTATGAGGGTGAGCTCCATGGTGAGCAAATCAGAGTGGCCAAACTTCTGT CTCCATACATGCATGCAAACCAGAAAGCTATTAAGGAGTTTAAACTATTCAGCAAGAAGGAAGGATttgatgaaagaaaaatcatctttc TTTCTGCAGAGGATTGCCTCATTGACTACATTTCAG GAGAAGAAAATTTCGTTCCACCTCAGTACGAATGA